The Candidatus Margulisiibacteriota bacterium genome segment GTTGTCAGAAAAAATTAAGATTAATCAGTGTGATCCTGAGGGAATCTCCTATATCGAGCGATCTCATGTTTCCATACAAAAAATAGAATTTATGGTAGATACTATTAGAAATATTTTGTCGTTACTGAAAGATGTGCCGACTAGGGAAGAAGTTAATCTTAGCAGCATTGTTTCAGAAGTAGTCGATAGAATAAAAATAACCGCTGGTAGCCGTACGGGTGAGATAACGGTTGAGCCGGATGTTACAGCTTTCGCTGATAAGAGATTTGTAACTATTATCATAGAACATCTGATTGATAACGCGTTCAAATTCACAAAAGATAAACCGCAGTTCAATATAGAGTTCGGTGCAATTACCAAAGACAATAAAACAATCTACTACATCAAAGATAATGGTATAGGCTTTAAGAATGAATATTCCGATAAGTTATTTCGGCCCTTTTATAGACTTCAGGGAGCTCTTTCCGAGAGCGATGGATATGGTACAGGATTGGCGATTGTACATGCTATAGTGAAAAAACATATCGGCGAGATCTGGGCTGAAGGCGAAGAAGGCAAAGGCGCGATTTTTTATTTTACACTGGGACAGTAAAAAAAACATAATCCGAGGCTATAAAAGGCTGAGTTGATAACAGGGGATTTTATGCTACAATCCTGCCAGCATAAGTTGGTTTTTTGAGGGAGGGTGCTATGAAAATTAACTGTATGGTTTTGGCTTTGCTGATCACGTTTATTTCTGCTACCTCATCGCAAGCGTTAATTACAATTAATGGAATCTACTCGAACTATGTTAATAATAAAGGTTTTGGTGCCGGGACTGAGTTTCGCATAAGCGATACCTATTCTGTCAGGGTCCTTATCTCAAAACTTGAAGAAACTACTATCAAGGCAGCAGTATTTTCTTTTGCAGGGCAAAATTTTGGGGAAGATACTTTTAAAGTTAGTTCTTATGCTTTGGAAGGGCAGGTATTTACCAATGAAAGTCTGTTTGGGTTTAGATTCGGATTAGCTGGTTTTGTAGATCTTCTTTACGGGAAAGATAGTTCCGGGAATCTTATAGGTCTTCCTGCAAATGCCTATATAGGCGCATTTGTTAATAATAAACAAGATATTTTACCTTTTCTTCAGGGGTATGGAGAAGCCGGTTACTTAGTTCGGGTAGTTAATGGCGAGAAAGAATTTAATTCTCGTATTAAGCCGGCGAGTGTTGATCTGGGAGATATAGATAAGTCCGGGTTTTATTCCAGGTTAGGTGTTTCTATCTCTATTTAGGTATTCTATTATATAATTTGGTGGATGTGAAAAGCAAATACGGATGTATTTATAAAAAAGCCATCTAAGTCGTTGGACAAAGATGGCGCTTGGTGTTTTGCTCTAAAGTATTTTTTATATCAATGTTTTAACATTATCAAAAAATTCTCAGTATTGTGTTTGTTTTGATGGGCTGTTATTAAATTTCCCCCCTAATCTAACGATTTTTTAATTCATAAAATAACTTCTCACTTTTTAATTCATTCAATAACCTCTCACCTAGCTTGTTTTCATCATGAGGTTCATTGCCTAACGATTTTCTAATTTCATCAATAGCCTCTGTTGAAAGTCTAGGTACCTTATTTTTATAATCGGGTTCCTTTGTTTCAGGTGTTGCAACTGTTGGCGTATCTGTGTTTGCGACCTTGTCTAACGATTTTCTAATTTCATCAATAGCCTCTGTTGAAAGTCCAGGTAGCTTATTTTTATAATGGGGTTCCATTGTTTCAGGTGTTGCAACTGTTGGCGTATCTGTGTTTGCGACCTTTTTGTCTCCTCCTAAAAATGCAAACATGCTTTTTGCTGCATTTATAATAGCGCTGGATACAGATTTAATGGCATTCCTAATATCTTCGCCAGCAGTGTGTAAACTATTTGTAATTGTGTCTCTTAATTTTGACCAGAATCCTCCTGGCTTATTTTCGGTTTTCGGTTTCGTTGAAATTACAACGGGTGATGATTCACTCTCTATTCGATTTGCTGCGGTTCCGGCTGTTGCTGCTACACCTTCTTGCGATATAGTCGCAGTATAAGCTGCACCAGGATTAAACATAGATGTAAATGTCTCTGTTTTAGGTTTTGCCTTTATTACCGGCCCTACTGGTGGGTTGTTTTCTACAATTTTCATACTCATAATTAATTCCTCCTTATATTTTTATTCATTATTCATAATGTAATCATTATGGTTTTTCTCTTTTTTTTACAGTTTCCCCCAATTAATATATTTTAAAATATTAATATTTGCATCTTTTCATTAATTGCCTCTCCCTTGACCTCAATATCGAGTGTTTTATGGATTAACTTGTATTGGGAAAAATAGAGATAAGGTTTCCAATATGATGGTGCAATTAAATGGCAGGAAGGGAGTGTTAGTTGGTTTTAGTTAATAGCGATATTACTGAGGGATCAGCTGTAGTGCTAGCGCATAATATTCGTTGACTGATGTATAGAGCTTATTGAAAAAATAGATGGTAATTGCAATAATTAAGAAGGTATAGATTATTTTAGCTCTTTTGGATAATTGCGGGGTTTTCCACACATATTTAATAGTGAATGGTCCGAGTGCGCAGACCGTGAGAAATATAATGCCCCATGGCTTATATTGCCAGGAAATGTTTTTCCCCTGGCCTTTGCCGCAATATTTACAGTAACTGTCTATGCTTGATATTTCTTGATTGCAGTTCCAGCATTTTGTGTGGGCATCAATGAAGTTGTTTTTACATATTTCTGTAATCATATGCTAATTATAACGAAGTGATATTGATTTTGCAAAAAAAGTTGTTTACTTGTTGAAAATAAGAGTTATAAAATAATAAGAGGTAAAAAGAAGAAGGAGCATGTTTATGAAAAAGAAATCGGAACAAATGTCTTTTTTTGATGTTAGCTTTAGTGGGAATGCTGAGACAAAAGAAGATGCTGAGATATCGAATAATGTTGAAGAACAAGCATTTGTTGAGCTAGGGGATGCGCTTGAAGAAGAGATTGAAGCGTATGTTGATAATGGTCCGTTAATTATTGATGAGAAAGATAGTAGTGTAAATACTTTTGTAAATGGTGTTTATTATGAGGTATTTATTAGTGATACCTGTCCGAGTTGTCCTGAAATGAAGGAGTTTGCGGAGAAAAGCCTGCTGCCTGGAATGGGGAAGGTAATTAATGTAAGTGTTGATCTAGGCGCAACCGAATTGGCAACAAACCGAGGTATTGAGCGCGTGCCGACGTTCCTTTTGATTGATGGTAGTACTAATGAAATTGTTGGAAAGGCTTTTACCGTGGAAGAAACTTTTACAATGTTGAACCGCTATATAAAGCTAGGAATGGAATCTGGTCGGGGTGGCCGGATTTGAACCGGCGACCCCTCGGTCCCGAACCGAGTACTCTACCGGGCTGAGCCACACCCCGCACCGAAAAGATTTTACCATTTATATTTCATTATTTCAACGTCCCCTCTATAAATCGGAATTGTTATTAAAAAAAAGAGAACAAAAAATCTATAAGAGTTTTTACAAATTGTTTTATGTTCACTTCTTCTTTTTGGGGAGGGATTTTTCGAGTCAGCTTGAATTCTTTTGAATAATTTGGGTATTTAAAGATAGTTATGTATATGTTAAAATATTTTGACTATTAAGCTTTGTATAGCCTATTCCATACCTTTGAAATAATATTTAGGAGATATACTATGTGTCGTATTGGAGCGATAAAATCTAAAACGCCGGTACATCCATCTGAGGCGTTATATCTAATGCTTCCTCAGCAGAAAGGTCACGACAATTCAGGTTTTGCTATGGTCATGCAAGATTTGTATGGAGTGTTCGAGGATTATAAAGATAAACCATTAATATCCTATACATGTAATGATAAGGGTGTGAAAATCGTATCGGAATTTTTGAGTTCAAAAGGATTCACGTTAGCGTACCATTGGTCGCCACGAAGAAAAGATCATCCTGGACTTGATGTCCAAAAAATGCAACATTACCATTTTGAAAATTATGATTATCCCAAAACAATTCAAGTTTTAACTGAAGAAGAAAAGAGCAATTTCCTTGTAGATACAAGGCTCGAATTGCGAAAATTGTTAGAAGCTAATAATGAAGGTTATGTTTTTTCCTTCTGGCCTGACGTGCTTACCTTGAAAGAAATCGGCAATCCAAAAGACATCGGTATCTATTTCGACCTTTGGGAAAAAGATGATAAGCTTACCGCAAAAAACATCGTTGTTCAGTGCCGTCAAAATACCAATTACAAAATTGTTCGTTATGCGGCGCATCCTTTTTTTCTTCAGGGATACACATTATGTGCCAATGGAGAGAATACCTTCTATCAGAAGAATAAGGAATGTCTCCAGAACCTTCATAGAGGGTATCTCGGGTTCGAATCCGATTCACAATGTTTTCTTTATACTCTTCATTATTTACATCATGAATTAAAATGGCCTCTATCGTATTACAAACATGTAATAACTCCTATTTCCTTTGAAGATATAGAAAAAAGAGAGGATAAAGAGGTTCTTAATGTACTAAGGCAATCATTAGCGCATCTTGAAATAAATGGTCCTAACACTATTATCGGGATGCTTCCTGATAATGGAATGTTTACTTGTTGTGATGCCAAAAAGCTCCGTCCGGTTGTTGTTGGCTGCACAAAGGGAAAGATCGTTATTTCTTCAGAAGTCTGCGGCATTAATGCTATTATGCCTGAGCGCAATCAGGAATCGGACATTTATCCTGGAGAGAGAGAGATCGTATTTATTGACAATAACTTGGAGGTATCAAGGTGCAAACAGTAAGACCACTTGATGAAACAGCGAATGATCTTCCCTGGAAGATTGTGTATGATCCTGAAAGATGCACGCAATGCGGAAGTTGTGTAGCAACTTGTACGTTTGGTGCTATTGAGGCCAAAATGGAACGCAGGACGCGAACTATTTCGGAAGCTCCGCAGCCGGAACCAATGAAAACCCATACAACCGTTACCGTTATCAAACAGAAAAACGGTGTTTCAACCCATTGTGTCGGTTGCGGCATGTGTGAAAAAGTTTGTCCTAATAATGCTATTTATCCGGAAAGAAATGTTGATTCTCGATTCGAATTTATCGCCCGGAAAAACGGTACTATTAAACGCGGCGGCAGAACAAATCTGCAAGATGTTAAAGAACGAAGGACCCTTGATAAGATTGTCGTCGGCAGAATATCACAGATGACTGATCCTTCTCTTGATGCTGCAAGGCATACATTTGATATTAGGGCACCCTTCGGTAGAATACTAGCTCCTGATGAAATACCTGTTACGGTTAAAGACGGCAAAATAGAGTTCTCAAAAAAGACTCCTGTTGTCAGATTGATTTATCCGATGATTTTCGGCGATATGTCGATAGGTGCGTTATCAACCAGAGCATGGGAAGCTATCTGTATAGCTACTGCATACCTCAATGAGAAAAAAGGTTTGCCGGTAAGAATGTGTTCCGGTGAAGGCGGTATGCCGGTACGCCTGTTGAAATCTAAATATCTTAAATACTCGATTATCCAGATAGCTTCTGGTCATTTTGGATGGAACCGAATTGTTAAAGCGATGCCATTGATGCAGGAGGATCCTGCCGGGATTCTGATTAAGATAGGGCAGGGAGCTAAGCCGGGAGACGGCGGGCTTCTTATGGCAGCTAAGGTGGCTCCTCATATTCAAGCAATCAGAGGTGTTCCTAAATCTGATCTTTTATCTCCACCCAATCATCAAGGGCTTTATAGTATTGAAGAGTCGGTACAAAAGATGTTCTTATCCTTCAATGCAGCTTTTAAGTTCAGAGTCCCTGTGGCTATCAAAGTTGCCGCATCGGCGTCCTCTGTATCTGTTTATAACAATCTGCTTCGAGATCCATATCATATTGTCGGAGGTTTTTTTCTGGACGGTATCGAAGGTGGAACAGGAGCTGCTAATGAAGTGAGCCTTGATCATACAGGTCATCCGATTGTTTCCAGACTTAGGGAATGCTATTTGGACGCGGTTGCTCAAGGGAGACAAGGACACATCCCTTTATGGGCTGGCGGTGGAATAGGTATGACCGGTAATGCTGCGGCTGACGCATTTAAGATGATCTGTCTTGGTGCAAATGGCGTTTTTATTGGAAAAATATTACTCCAGATCATGGGGT includes the following:
- a CDS encoding glutamate synthase, with amino-acid sequence MCRIGAIKSKTPVHPSEALYLMLPQQKGHDNSGFAMVMQDLYGVFEDYKDKPLISYTCNDKGVKIVSEFLSSKGFTLAYHWSPRRKDHPGLDVQKMQHYHFENYDYPKTIQVLTEEEKSNFLVDTRLELRKLLEANNEGYVFSFWPDVLTLKEIGNPKDIGIYFDLWEKDDKLTAKNIVVQCRQNTNYKIVRYAAHPFFLQGYTLCANGENTFYQKNKECLQNLHRGYLGFESDSQCFLYTLHYLHHELKWPLSYYKHVITPISFEDIEKREDKEVLNVLRQSLAHLEINGPNTIIGMLPDNGMFTCCDAKKLRPVVVGCTKGKIVISSEVCGINAIMPERNQESDIYPGEREIVFIDNNLEVSRCKQ
- a CDS encoding glutamate synthase → MQTVRPLDETANDLPWKIVYDPERCTQCGSCVATCTFGAIEAKMERRTRTISEAPQPEPMKTHTTVTVIKQKNGVSTHCVGCGMCEKVCPNNAIYPERNVDSRFEFIARKNGTIKRGGRTNLQDVKERRTLDKIVVGRISQMTDPSLDAARHTFDIRAPFGRILAPDEIPVTVKDGKIEFSKKTPVVRLIYPMIFGDMSIGALSTRAWEAICIATAYLNEKKGLPVRMCSGEGGMPVRLLKSKYLKYSIIQIASGHFGWNRIVKAMPLMQEDPAGILIKIGQGAKPGDGGLLMAAKVAPHIQAIRGVPKSDLLSPPNHQGLYSIEESVQKMFLSFNAAFKFRVPVAIKVAASASSVSVYNNLLRDPYHIVGGFFLDGIEGGTGAANEVSLDHTGHPIVSRLRECYLDAVAQGRQGHIPLWAGGGIGMTGNAAADAFKMICLGANGVFIGKILLQIMGCVGNEKGRCNACNTGKCPAGITTQDPRLVKRLDVDKAAENIVNYVLAADEEMKKLMAPIGNSTLPVGRSDALVSIDTAVADKLKINYAC